Proteins from a genomic interval of Zingiber officinale cultivar Zhangliang chromosome 2A, Zo_v1.1, whole genome shotgun sequence:
- the LOC122043930 gene encoding G-type lectin S-receptor-like serine/threonine-protein kinase At4g27290, translated as MFLAGDNAIVSRPPPPSSLFPFLPASASGPRPLHLLLVEPPPDRISLFSSSSRSTLRKQHHRTSPLLPPRDVAAVQPCSAAPYCSSSSSLHTAESPPLPLLLAETTTAGGLFAGSPLPLSMPTTSALALSFSCPRGAAAPALSLLPTSLRSPTTRSGAKGSVIARHGDILMGNSSLIDGQTLISTGSVFQLGFFSPVNNSATAYIGIWYYNIPPRESKVVVWVANRNKSVDTSMASLNLTSDGNLILFEEGTKVWSTGTSAELNSARLQLLDSGNLALTADNSNRILWQSFDHECDTFLPGMKLGFDLRTNTSWQFLSWMSATDPSPGTYVGKFEKYNVPDFFTQSVNGSVKIFRTGPWNGLWFAGLPMLGNSILERNINFTYVSNQNETYYIHEYETRSPQLTRTVVDADGTYKTWSFVGGGWRLFLSFPTDDCDHYNYCGRNSVCTKGYYSSSCRCLEGFEKKSVVECARKEPLRCSSNRFWKEPSVKVPDTENATSRGTISLDACKKLCLDACSCVAYAVINGPYGCITWRGELLDLRSFTDGGDDLYIRLPESSTSNWKKLEWAIVISTLLGIILLCSVGVLVRRRRRNRALHFPNVEKGSISAFNVLPSYDLHTIKVATNDFSEENKLGEGGFGVVYKGQFHDGQKIAVKKLSRYSSQGPNEFQNELSVIAKLQHRNLVRLLGFCVEGDERLMIFEYMENRSLDAFIYDKAKSSLLNWQRRFSIIIGIARGLLYLHQDSRLRVIHRDLKPSNILLDKDMNPKISDFGIARIFEGDNALEDATTRPVGTL; from the exons atgTTTCTCGCCGGAGACAACGCCATCGTCAGCCGGCCACCACCTCCATCGTCCCTCTTTCCCTTCTTGCCTGCAAGCGCCTCTGGACCTCGTCCCCTTCATCTCCTCCTTGTAGAGCCGCCGCCGGACCGGATAtcgctcttctcctcttcctcacgctccACTCTTCGCAAGCAGCACCACcgcacttctcctcttcttcctcctcgcgaCGTCGCCGCCGTCCAACCTTGCAGCGCCGCTCCCTACtgctcctcctcttcgtctcttcaCACAGCCGAATCACCACCTCTTCCCCTGCTGCTGGCTGAG ACAACCACAGCGGGTGGCCTGTTCGCCGGCAGTCCTCTCCCCCTCTCTATGCCGACAACATCAGCGCTAGCTCTCTCCTTCTCTTGCCCACGAGGTGCTGCTGCCCCAGCGCTGTCGCTGTTGCCGACCAGCCTCCGGTCGCCCACGACTCGATCTGGCGCAAAAGGCAGTGTCATCGCACGGCATG GAGATATATTGATGGGGAATAGCTCACTTATCGATGGCCAGACATTGATCTCGACGGGAAGCGTGTTCCAGCTCGGCTTCTTCAGTCCAGTTAACAATTCTGCGACTGCATACATAGGAATTTGGTACTATAATATCCCACCAAGAGAAAGCAAAGTAGTAGTATGGGTCGCCAATAGGAACAAGTCTGTGGACACATCCATGGCATCGTTGAACCTGACTTCCGACGGAAATCTCATCTTATTTGAGGAAGGAACAAAGGTTTGGTCGACGGGAACATCCGCAGAACTCAATTCCGCACGCTTGCAGCTTTTAGACTCAGGAAACCTCGCGCTGACTGCCGACAACTCTAACAGAATTCTGTGGCAGAGCTTCGATCATGAGTGTGACACTTTTCTCCCTGGAATGAAGCTGGGATTCGACCTCCGGACCAACACTTCGTGGCAGTTCCTGTCATGGATGAGTGCCACGGACCCATCTCCGGGCACGTACGTGGGCAAATTTGAGAAATATAATGTTCCGGATTTTTTCACGCAGAGTGTGAATGGATCCGTCAAAATCTTCCGCACTGGGCCATGGAACGGGCTATGGTTCGCCGGCCTTCCAATGCTGGGGAACAGCATATTGGAGAGGAACATAAATTTCACATACGTGTCCAACCAGAATGAGACCTACTACATACATGAATATGAGACTCGATCGCCACAGCTAACGCGGACAGTAGTTGACGCCGACGGAACCTACAAGACTTGGAGTTTTGTTGGGGGAGGGTGGAGACTTTTCTTGTCATTTCCAACTGACGACTGCGATCACTACAACTATTGTGGCCGCAACAGCGTTTGCACCAAGGGCTACTACTCAAGTTCCTGTCGTTGTTTGGAAGGGTTTGAGAAAAAAAGCGTTGTCGAATGCGCGAGGAAGGAGCCCCTGCGTTGCTCGTCGAACCGGTTTTGGAAGGAACCAAGCGTGAAGGTGCCCGACACCGAGAATGCAACCTCAAGAGGCACAATTAGTCTGGATGCGTGCAAGAAATTGTGCTTGGATGCTTGCTCCTGCGTCGCGTATGCAGTGATCAATGGGCCTTATGGCTGCATAACTTGGCGCGGTGAGCTGTTGGATCTCAGAAGTTTTACCGACGGAGGAGACGATTTATACATTCGGCTTCCAG AATCATCAACCTCAAATTGGAAGAAGCTCGAGTGGGCGATAGTTATTTCAACGTTGCTGGGAATTATTTTGCTGTGCAGTGTAGGTGTACTCgttaggaggaggaggagaaacaGAGCATTGCATTTTCCAAATGTTGAGAAAG GTTCTATCAGCGCATTCAATGTACTTCCTTCATATGATTTGCATACTATAAAAGTTGCAACAAATGATTTTTCTGAAGAAAACAAGCTTGGGGAAGGGGGATTTGGTGTTGTTTACAAG GGTCAATTTCATGATGGACAGAAGATTGCTGTCAAAAAATTATCAAGATACTCTTCACAAGGCCCAAATGAGTTCCAGAATGAACTCTCCGTAATAGCTAAATTACAACATAGAAACCTAGTTCGTCTTCTAGGCTTTTGTGTTGAAGGAGATGAGAGACTTATGATATTTGAATACATGGAAAATAGAAGTCTTGATGCCTTTATTTATG ATAAAGCTAAAAGTTCATTACTAAATTGGCAAAGACGTTTCAGTATTATAATTGGGATCGCTCGAGGACTTCTATACTTACATCAAGACTCTAGATTGAGAGTCATTCATCGTGATCTTAAGCCCAGCAATATTCTCCTTGACAAGGATATGAACCCAAAGATTTCAGATTTTGGCATTGCAAGGATATTTGAAGGAGATAATGCTCTTGAGGATGCAACAACGCGTCCGGTCGGAACATTGTAA